From Paraburkholderia sabiae, a single genomic window includes:
- the bcsB gene encoding cellulose biosynthesis cyclic di-GMP-binding regulatory protein BcsB — protein sequence MGILRNDDAVSAAMRAGVRAGVSMLARRMCRLPLRATVAALLFAATLPAVQAASDTAPGAIPATNAQLAVTPGTTPANKPLVAQSTAPASADNALPPLPSAKPVDPRAAQQPSFAEPTPQTFAAVRSGRDTMPTTADNGTAVSGGRRQTFTFAQLGALDPLQLRGVDGQNGVPFSVRADEVVTGANLHLIYSYSPSLLSNLSHLKVLVNGEVAATLPLPREQAGTLLARDIPLEPRLITEFNHLNVQLIGHYTQGCEDPASSALWATVSNASSLDLTFASLATKPDLGALPLPFFDRRDIRRLELPFVFAAKPSSQALEAAGAVASWFGSLAGYRGALFPAQLDNAPLSGNAVVFATNDERPAGVTLPTINGPMLAIVDREAPARGKLLLVMGRDARELKIAANALSLGEAALSGTVQTITHVDAPRARQPYDAPGWLPTDRAVRFGELTVPKDLSVRGYNPDVVRVDLRIAPDLFTWRTKGVPVDLRYRYTVRPAPDRSTLNVSVNNNFVQALRIPAESSSMLDLGRYLNRMLPDHTAPASKEIYIPPHLLASQAQLRFHFYYDMPKTGECQGQVLDNVRGEIDPDSTIDLSSFPHYMALPDLAAFANSGWPFTKLADLSQTAVVLPVNANPSDYSLYLMVMGRMGASTVYPVTGVTVATAADVQRLADKDLLVIGAPGQQPLLTTWEKDMPFAAADDARRMQFSNVSFRIANWWHGNRGGVRTAGRADLSLVNASGDAIITGFQSPLEKGRSVVALISAPGQSETDLTNAMLDPDLVQGIQGGLTVVRGRTLEVVSNGDVYYVGHLSPVEYMRWALSVHPLLLMFGGLLAALIIAAVFYRLLRAVAARRLKD from the coding sequence ATGGGGATCTTGCGAAACGACGACGCTGTATCAGCGGCGATGAGGGCGGGTGTGCGCGCTGGCGTGAGCATGCTGGCGCGCCGCATGTGCAGGTTGCCGCTGCGCGCGACGGTTGCGGCGCTGCTGTTCGCGGCCACGTTGCCCGCCGTGCAGGCAGCATCCGATACCGCGCCGGGTGCGATCCCGGCGACGAACGCGCAACTCGCAGTGACGCCGGGCACGACTCCGGCAAACAAGCCGCTCGTCGCCCAATCAACCGCGCCCGCATCCGCCGATAACGCCTTGCCGCCGCTGCCGTCGGCCAAGCCCGTCGATCCGCGCGCGGCGCAGCAGCCGTCGTTCGCCGAGCCGACGCCGCAGACCTTCGCCGCCGTGCGCAGCGGCCGCGACACGATGCCGACCACAGCGGACAACGGCACGGCCGTCTCGGGCGGTCGCCGTCAGACCTTCACGTTCGCGCAACTCGGCGCGCTCGATCCGTTGCAACTGCGCGGTGTCGACGGACAGAACGGCGTGCCGTTCTCGGTGCGCGCCGACGAAGTGGTGACGGGTGCAAATCTGCATCTGATCTACAGCTATTCGCCGTCGCTGCTGTCGAACCTGTCGCATCTGAAAGTGCTCGTGAACGGCGAAGTGGCCGCGACGCTGCCGCTGCCGCGCGAGCAGGCGGGCACGCTGCTCGCGCGCGACATTCCGCTCGAACCGCGCCTCATCACCGAGTTCAATCACCTCAACGTGCAGTTGATTGGTCATTACACGCAAGGCTGTGAAGATCCCGCGAGCAGCGCGCTGTGGGCGACAGTGAGCAACGCGAGTTCGCTCGATCTGACGTTCGCGTCGCTGGCGACGAAACCGGATCTCGGCGCGTTGCCGCTGCCGTTCTTCGACCGGCGCGATATCCGCCGGCTCGAATTACCGTTCGTGTTCGCCGCGAAGCCCTCGTCGCAAGCACTCGAAGCGGCGGGCGCCGTCGCGTCGTGGTTCGGCTCGCTGGCCGGCTATCGCGGCGCGCTGTTCCCCGCGCAACTCGACAACGCGCCGCTGTCGGGCAACGCCGTGGTGTTCGCGACCAACGACGAACGTCCCGCGGGCGTCACGCTGCCGACCATCAACGGTCCGATGCTCGCGATCGTCGATCGCGAGGCGCCCGCGCGCGGCAAGCTGCTGCTCGTGATGGGCCGTGACGCGCGCGAGCTGAAGATCGCGGCGAACGCGCTGTCGCTCGGCGAGGCGGCGCTGTCGGGCACCGTGCAGACGATCACGCACGTCGATGCGCCGCGCGCGCGTCAGCCGTACGATGCACCGGGCTGGCTGCCGACCGACCGCGCTGTGCGTTTCGGTGAACTGACCGTGCCGAAGGATCTGTCCGTGCGCGGCTACAACCCCGACGTGGTGCGCGTCGATCTGCGCATCGCGCCCGATCTCTTCACGTGGCGCACGAAGGGCGTGCCCGTCGATCTGCGTTACCGCTACACGGTGCGTCCCGCCCCCGATCGTTCGACTTTGAACGTCAGCGTCAACAACAACTTCGTGCAGGCGCTGCGCATTCCGGCCGAGTCGTCGTCGATGCTCGATCTCGGCCGCTATCTGAACCGGATGCTGCCGGATCACACAGCGCCCGCGTCGAAAGAGATCTACATTCCGCCGCATCTGCTCGCGTCGCAGGCGCAGTTGCGTTTCCACTTCTACTACGACATGCCGAAGACGGGCGAATGCCAGGGGCAGGTGCTCGACAACGTGCGCGGCGAGATCGATCCCGATTCGACGATCGATCTGTCGTCGTTCCCGCATTACATGGCGCTGCCCGATCTTGCCGCGTTCGCGAACAGCGGTTGGCCGTTCACGAAGCTCGCCGACCTGTCGCAGACGGCCGTGGTCCTGCCCGTCAACGCGAACCCGAGCGACTACAGCCTTTATCTGATGGTGATGGGCCGCATGGGCGCATCGACGGTGTATCCCGTGACGGGCGTCACCGTCGCGACGGCCGCCGACGTGCAGCGTCTCGCCGACAAGGATCTGCTCGTGATCGGCGCGCCCGGCCAGCAGCCGTTATTGACCACATGGGAAAAAGACATGCCGTTCGCCGCCGCCGACGACGCGCGGCGCATGCAGTTCTCGAACGTGTCGTTCCGCATCGCCAACTGGTGGCACGGCAATCGCGGGGGCGTGCGCACGGCGGGGCGCGCGGACCTGTCGCTGGTGAATGCATCCGGCGACGCGATCATCACCGGCTTCCAGTCGCCGCTCGAAAAAGGCCGCAGCGTGGTTGCGCTGATTTCGGCGCCGGGCCAGTCCGAAACCGATCTGACCAACGCGATGCTCGACCCCGATCTCGTGCAGGGGATTCAGGGCGGACTGACGGTCGTGCGCGGCCGGACGCTCGAAGTGGTGTCGAACGGCGATGTGTACTACGTCGGCCATCTGTCGCCCGTCGAGTACATGCGCTGGGCGCTGTCCGTGCATCCGCTGCTGCTGATGTTCGGCGGCCTGCTGGCGGCGCTGATCATCGCGGCCGTGTTCTACCGGCTGTTGCGTGCCGTCGCCGCGCGCCGGCTGAAGGATTGA
- the bcsZ gene encoding cellulose synthase complex periplasmic endoglucanase BcsZ: MRAAFSLRPLRPLRAPLVRALACASFVVGMTGSAQAATCDDWSAYRAFVSRFVQQDGRVVDFSTPTQQTTSEGQSYGLFFALVANDRATFERLLRWTRANLSAGRFDGDDVKLPSWQWGKKPDGSYGVIDPNSAADSDVWIAYDLFEAGRLWHEPAYTKLAYALVTQIEKQEVADLRGLGPMLLPGPQGFRNGSTTRLNPSYLPLPLIRALAAQSPNGPWSRVADNAYKLVKTTAPLGYAPDWAAYRDGQFIVDPQKGDVGSYDAIRVYLWAGLTASTDPLAKPWLAALHGMRDRIAQTGVPPEKVATTTGNATGEGPIGFWGALLPYFRALGDTRAAGLAQTHLASLATPAPGAAQTTQNQPVYYDEVLMLFGTGSADGRYRFDENGRLVPRWENTCQSANARS; the protein is encoded by the coding sequence ATGCGGGCGGCGTTTTCCCTTCGCCCATTGCGCCCATTGCGCGCGCCGCTCGTTCGCGCGCTTGCGTGCGCGAGTTTCGTCGTGGGCATGACGGGCTCCGCGCAAGCCGCAACTTGTGACGACTGGTCCGCGTATCGCGCGTTCGTGTCGCGCTTCGTGCAGCAGGACGGACGCGTCGTCGATTTTTCGACGCCCACGCAGCAGACCACGTCGGAAGGCCAGTCGTACGGCCTGTTCTTCGCGCTCGTCGCCAACGACCGCGCGACCTTCGAGCGCCTGTTGCGCTGGACGCGCGCCAATCTGTCGGCGGGCCGTTTCGACGGCGACGATGTGAAGCTGCCGTCGTGGCAATGGGGCAAGAAACCGGACGGCTCGTATGGCGTGATCGATCCGAATTCGGCTGCCGATTCCGATGTGTGGATCGCCTACGATCTGTTCGAGGCAGGGCGTCTGTGGCATGAGCCCGCGTACACGAAGCTCGCGTACGCGCTCGTCACGCAGATCGAAAAGCAGGAAGTCGCCGATCTGCGCGGTCTCGGTCCGATGCTCTTGCCCGGTCCGCAAGGTTTCCGCAACGGCTCGACGACGCGTCTGAATCCGAGCTATCTGCCGTTGCCATTGATTCGTGCGCTTGCCGCACAGTCGCCGAACGGGCCGTGGTCGCGCGTCGCGGACAATGCGTACAAGCTCGTCAAGACGACCGCGCCGCTCGGCTATGCGCCGGACTGGGCGGCGTATCGTGATGGGCAGTTCATCGTCGATCCGCAAAAGGGCGATGTCGGCAGCTACGACGCGATTCGTGTGTATCTGTGGGCAGGCCTGACGGCTTCCACCGATCCTCTCGCGAAGCCCTGGCTCGCCGCGCTGCACGGCATGCGCGACCGGATCGCGCAGACGGGCGTGCCGCCGGAAAAAGTCGCGACGACCACGGGCAACGCGACGGGCGAAGGCCCGATCGGCTTCTGGGGCGCGCTGCTGCCGTATTTCCGCGCGCTCGGCGACACGCGCGCCGCGGGCCTCGCGCAGACGCATCTGGCCTCGCTCGCGACGCCCGCGCCAGGCGCCGCGCAAACCACTCAAAACCAGCCTGTCTATTACGACGAGGTGTTGATGCTCTTCGGTACAGGGTCCGCAGACGGCCGCTACCGCTTCGATGAAAACGGCCGTCTCGTGCCGCGTTGGGAGAACACATGCCAATCCGCCAACGCGCGCTCGTAA
- a CDS encoding cellulose synthase subunit BcsC-related outer membrane protein, whose protein sequence is MPIRQRALVIGVALTLGAGAAASAFAQAQTQAQPNDPMNVLIDQGKYWQAHKRGDLAEQAWLKVLRIDPKQPDALYGMGIVMSDRKDGAGAQQYLARLRQAAPNYPNIDELARRLGQSSPTDQAVNDARRLAQSGQQASAAQAYRQALGAKPNNPQLALEYYQALGSSPQGWEEARRGLEQLAREHRDDPHFALAYAQHLTYREANRREGIEQLAQLSKDSIVGAQAKAAWRQALLWLGVRASDAPLFQAYLSVAPDDAAVKARADSIAEQDRRASERAQQNAGSDARGRAVAEGFAALDRGDLVTAKARFSSVLASAPNDGDALGGMGVALLKQEQFAQAREYLLRASQQGGAARWREALNSATYWMYTSEGLGEQSNGNLTQAKASFEKAIAVSPGDVTAQTALGDLLMQGGDPRGAEAAFRMALRRQADNPDAIRGLVGALAAQGRGDEALSFANQLTDEQRKKVGGADRLRGEAQAAQARAAEARGDLGNARSLFEDALLSNPDDPWLRLDLARIYAKQGAYANAKSIMDGLIALHPDMPDAYYASALLAADMQDWRYGLSQLEHIPANKRTDQMAMLQHRLWVHQQCDEAVALAKSGRVAQARALLQNAEPVAGTNAELIGAIASAYVNTGDTARALMMVRSAVARSPNDAGLLLTDAGILLNAGQDVELGEVMRRLASMQLTGQQRSDFEKINVAIVVRRTDALRQANDLASAFDVLSPWLAARPNDPDILAALARLYTANNDNANALATYRLALAQNPNDLGLLLNAAGAATQIRKFDFAESTLKQALRIAPNNADALAAMGRMYRAQGRNSLAAQYFQRALIAQNAPLARPGAQTAGANGQPVPSGWDVPLRSRGPIPLPGTNPFANRTSADASNSVPFPAQNTQPYPMPAMPAYTPPTQPATAPYAPYVAPQPQMQPAMQINSLGVLAPQAKSDERDTSPDADGYGPDQYGSSQSGGGLAPGQAYPAQAYAQPQPYQQPYQQPYAQQMPAHPYPQPVYAQPNDVSTPWPMSPQAQAAAQAQATQQPMNAQPASKKRTSKNARTSNNNAAYAQQQGGYPYPQQQAYPQQYPQQQPAYPQQPYPQQRAYAQQPYPQQNYQQQPYPQQPYPQQAYPQNYTNQGYGLVPYVPQPPAPYPTRNAQLQDEQNRQYPQPAQTQPLTVEEELAQINREQTSTVSGGIQFRNRDGENGLSNLTDIEAPLQGRIRAGDGHVTVQVTPVTLDAGTASNNSNTIARFGSAQTDQTSNPYGSQTATGVGVGVGYDYRGLKADVGATPFGFREQNLVGGVQYKGGLTDKVSYRLTAGRRAVTDSLLSYAGARDQLANLEWGGVTSNGIRADVGWDDGTSGLYANAAWDYYDGHHVASNNSVKGGGGVYTRLYKDADQTFTVGVNTTLMHYNKNLSYFTYGQGGYFSPQQYAILNLPIEWTGRNGPFTYDLKASIGVQHYRQDDSPYFPIDPGLQSSAASRFASAKQPVPDTNAVYPGQSKTGVSYSIDAVGEYQLAPQLAVGAAASFGNAYEYREFVAAVYVRYAFTKQTGLAIFPPTALRSQYLPVNE, encoded by the coding sequence ATGCCAATCCGCCAACGCGCGCTCGTAATCGGTGTCGCGCTCACGCTCGGTGCGGGCGCGGCGGCGTCGGCATTCGCCCAGGCACAGACGCAGGCGCAGCCGAACGACCCGATGAACGTGCTGATCGATCAGGGCAAGTACTGGCAGGCGCACAAGCGCGGCGACCTCGCCGAACAGGCGTGGCTGAAAGTGTTGCGCATCGATCCTAAGCAGCCCGACGCGCTGTACGGCATGGGCATCGTGATGTCCGACCGCAAGGACGGCGCGGGCGCGCAGCAATATCTCGCGCGGCTGCGCCAGGCCGCGCCGAACTATCCGAACATCGACGAACTCGCGCGCCGTCTCGGCCAGTCGAGTCCGACCGATCAGGCCGTCAACGATGCGCGGCGGCTGGCGCAGTCAGGTCAGCAGGCATCGGCGGCGCAGGCTTACCGTCAGGCGCTCGGCGCGAAGCCGAACAATCCGCAGCTTGCGCTCGAGTATTACCAGGCGCTCGGTTCGTCGCCACAAGGCTGGGAAGAGGCGCGTCGCGGACTCGAACAGCTGGCGCGCGAACATCGCGACGATCCGCATTTTGCGCTCGCGTATGCGCAGCATCTGACGTATCGCGAGGCGAACCGGCGCGAGGGCATCGAACAGCTTGCGCAGTTGTCGAAGGATTCGATCGTCGGCGCGCAGGCGAAGGCAGCCTGGCGTCAGGCGCTGCTGTGGCTCGGCGTACGCGCGTCGGATGCGCCGCTGTTTCAGGCGTATCTGTCCGTCGCGCCCGACGATGCCGCCGTCAAGGCGCGCGCCGATTCGATCGCGGAACAGGACCGTCGCGCGAGCGAGCGTGCGCAGCAGAATGCCGGCTCGGACGCGCGCGGCCGCGCCGTGGCCGAAGGTTTCGCGGCGCTCGATCGTGGCGATCTCGTCACGGCAAAGGCGCGCTTTTCGTCGGTGCTCGCGAGTGCACCGAACGACGGCGACGCGCTCGGCGGCATGGGCGTCGCGCTGCTCAAGCAGGAGCAGTTCGCGCAGGCGCGCGAGTATCTGCTGCGCGCGTCGCAGCAGGGCGGCGCGGCGCGCTGGCGCGAGGCGCTCAACAGCGCGACGTACTGGATGTACACGAGCGAAGGCCTCGGCGAGCAGAGCAACGGCAATCTGACGCAGGCGAAGGCATCGTTCGAAAAGGCGATCGCCGTGAGTCCCGGCGACGTGACGGCGCAAACCGCGCTCGGCGATCTGCTGATGCAAGGCGGCGATCCGCGCGGCGCGGAAGCGGCGTTCCGGATGGCGCTGCGTCGTCAGGCCGACAACCCCGATGCGATTCGCGGGCTGGTCGGCGCGCTCGCCGCGCAAGGACGCGGCGACGAGGCGCTCAGTTTCGCGAACCAGTTGACGGACGAGCAGCGCAAGAAAGTGGGCGGCGCAGATCGTCTGCGCGGCGAGGCGCAGGCGGCGCAGGCGCGCGCGGCTGAAGCGCGCGGCGATCTCGGCAATGCGCGCAGCCTGTTCGAAGACGCGCTGCTGAGCAATCCCGACGATCCGTGGCTGCGTCTCGACCTCGCGCGCATCTACGCGAAGCAGGGCGCGTATGCGAATGCGAAGAGCATCATGGATGGCCTGATCGCGCTGCATCCGGACATGCCCGACGCGTACTACGCGAGCGCCTTGCTCGCCGCCGACATGCAGGACTGGCGCTACGGCCTGTCGCAACTCGAACACATTCCCGCGAATAAACGCACCGACCAGATGGCGATGCTGCAGCATCGGCTGTGGGTACATCAGCAGTGCGACGAAGCCGTGGCGCTCGCGAAAAGCGGCCGTGTCGCGCAAGCGCGCGCGCTGCTGCAGAACGCGGAGCCGGTCGCGGGCACGAATGCCGAGCTGATCGGCGCGATTGCGTCGGCGTATGTGAATACGGGCGATACGGCGCGTGCGTTGATGATGGTGCGCAGCGCCGTCGCGCGATCACCGAACGACGCGGGCTTGCTGCTCACCGATGCGGGCATTCTGCTGAACGCGGGCCAGGACGTCGAGCTGGGCGAAGTGATGCGCCGCCTGGCATCGATGCAACTGACGGGCCAGCAGCGCAGCGACTTCGAGAAGATCAACGTGGCGATCGTCGTGCGCCGAACGGACGCGCTGCGTCAGGCGAACGACCTGGCAAGCGCCTTCGACGTGCTGTCGCCGTGGCTCGCCGCGCGGCCGAACGATCCCGACATTCTGGCTGCGCTCGCGCGCCTGTACACCGCGAACAACGACAACGCGAACGCGCTGGCAACGTATCGCCTCGCGCTCGCGCAGAATCCGAACGATCTCGGCCTGCTGCTGAACGCGGCGGGCGCGGCAACGCAGATCCGCAAGTTCGATTTCGCCGAATCGACGCTGAAGCAGGCGTTGCGCATCGCGCCGAACAATGCCGACGCGCTCGCCGCGATGGGCCGCATGTATCGCGCGCAAGGCCGGAACAGTCTGGCCGCGCAGTATTTCCAGCGTGCACTGATTGCGCAGAATGCGCCGCTCGCGCGTCCCGGCGCGCAAACGGCGGGCGCGAACGGACAGCCTGTGCCGAGCGGCTGGGACGTGCCGCTGCGCTCGCGAGGTCCGATTCCGCTGCCCGGCACGAATCCGTTTGCGAACCGGACGTCGGCGGATGCGTCGAACAGTGTGCCGTTCCCTGCGCAGAACACTCAACCGTATCCGATGCCCGCCATGCCTGCCTATACTCCGCCGACGCAGCCGGCAACCGCGCCATATGCGCCTTATGTCGCGCCGCAGCCGCAAATGCAACCGGCCATGCAGATCAATTCGCTCGGCGTTCTCGCGCCGCAAGCGAAATCGGACGAGCGCGATACGTCGCCCGATGCGGACGGTTACGGTCCCGATCAATACGGTTCGTCGCAGTCGGGCGGCGGGCTCGCGCCGGGGCAGGCGTATCCGGCGCAAGCTTATGCGCAGCCTCAGCCTTATCAGCAGCCGTATCAACAGCCGTATGCGCAGCAGATGCCCGCGCATCCGTATCCGCAACCGGTGTACGCGCAACCGAACGATGTGAGCACGCCCTGGCCGATGTCACCTCAGGCGCAAGCCGCCGCGCAGGCGCAGGCGACGCAGCAGCCGATGAACGCACAGCCGGCGTCGAAGAAACGCACGTCGAAGAATGCGCGGACGTCGAATAACAACGCTGCGTATGCGCAGCAGCAGGGCGGTTATCCGTATCCGCAGCAGCAGGCTTACCCGCAGCAGTATCCGCAACAGCAGCCCGCTTATCCGCAGCAGCCATACCCGCAACAGCGCGCGTATGCGCAACAGCCGTATCCGCAGCAGAACTATCAACAGCAACCGTATCCGCAGCAGCCGTATCCTCAACAGGCCTATCCGCAGAACTACACGAACCAGGGCTACGGCCTCGTGCCGTACGTTCCGCAGCCGCCCGCGCCGTATCCGACGCGCAATGCGCAGCTGCAGGACGAACAGAACCGCCAGTATCCGCAGCCGGCGCAGACCCAGCCTCTCACCGTCGAAGAAGAACTCGCACAGATCAACCGCGAGCAGACGAGCACGGTGAGCGGCGGCATCCAGTTTCGCAATCGCGACGGCGAAAACGGCCTGTCGAATCTGACCGACATCGAAGCGCCGCTGCAAGGCCGCATCCGTGCGGGCGATGGACATGTGACCGTCCAGGTCACGCCCGTCACGCTCGATGCGGGCACGGCGAGTAACAACTCGAACACGATCGCGCGCTTCGGTTCGGCGCAGACGGACCAGACGAGCAATCCGTACGGCTCGCAAACGGCGACGGGTGTCGGCGTGGGCGTCGGTTATGACTATCGAGGGCTGAAGGCGGATGTCGGCGCGACGCCGTTCGGTTTTCGCGAGCAGAATCTTGTCGGCGGCGTGCAGTACAAGGGCGGGCTGACCGACAAGGTGTCCTACAGGCTGACGGCGGGACGCCGGGCCGTGACGGACAGCCTGTTGTCCTACGCAGGCGCGCGGGACCAACTGGCTAACCTCGAATGGGGTGGCGTGACGTCGAACGGCATTCGGGCCGACGTCGGCTGGGACGACGGCACCAGCGGCCTGTACGCGAACGCGGCGTGGGACTACTACGATGGCCATCACGTCGCATCGAACAATTCGGTCAAGGGCGGCGGCGGCGTGTACACGCGGCTGTACAAGGATGCCGACCAGACCTTCACGGTCGGCGTGAATACGACGCTGATGCACTACAACAAGAACCTCTCGTACTTTACGTATGGGCAGGGCGGCTACTTCAGTCCGCAGCAGTACGCGATCCTGAATCTGCCGATCGAATGGACAGGGCGCAACGGGCCGTTCACCTACGACCTGAAGGCATCGATCGGCGTGCAGCATTACCGGCAGGACGATTCGCCGTATTTCCCGATCGATCCGGGTCTGCAAAGCTCTGCCGCCTCGCGCTTTGCCAGCGCGAAACAGCCCGTGCCTGACACCAATGCCGTCTATCCTGGCCAGAGCAAGACGGGCGTGTCTTATTCGATCGATGCCGTCGGCGAATATCAGCTGGCGCCGCAACTGGCGGTGGGCGCGGCGGCGTCGTTCGGCAACGCGTACGAATACCGCGAGTTCGTCGCAGCGGTGTACGTGCGTTACGCGTTCACGAAACAGACGGGCCTCGCGATCTTCCCGCCTACAGCGCTCCGCTCGCAGTATCTGCCCGTGAACGAGTAG
- a CDS encoding (2Fe-2S)-binding protein: MTTLNINGQSHTVDAPPDMPVLWVLRDIVGLTGTKFGCGIAQCGACTVHLDGVAVRSCVLPIAAVGDKKITTIEAVGDTPAGKKVQAAWRHIDVVQCGYCQSGQVMQAASLLAQNPNPSDADIDAAMAGNICRCGTYNRIRAAVKQAAKEA; this comes from the coding sequence ATGACAACGCTGAACATCAACGGTCAGTCTCACACGGTCGACGCGCCGCCCGACATGCCCGTGCTCTGGGTGCTGCGCGATATCGTCGGTCTCACAGGAACGAAGTTCGGTTGCGGCATTGCGCAATGCGGCGCGTGCACCGTGCATCTCGACGGCGTCGCCGTTCGCTCGTGCGTGCTGCCCATCGCGGCAGTCGGCGACAAGAAGATCACGACGATCGAAGCCGTCGGCGATACGCCTGCCGGCAAGAAAGTACAGGCCGCGTGGCGGCATATCGACGTCGTGCAATGCGGCTACTGTCAGTCCGGTCAGGTGATGCAGGCGGCGTCGCTGCTCGCGCAGAACCCGAACCCGAGCGACGCCGACATCGACGCAGCCATGGCGGGCAACATCTGCCGCTGCGGCACGTACAACCGCATCCGCGCTGCCGTGAAGCAGGCCGCGAAGGAGGCGTGA